In Candidatus Dadabacteria bacterium, a single window of DNA contains:
- a CDS encoding DUF1844 domain-containing protein produces MDFSGFILSLNASALIHLGEIPDPHSKKREVNIPAAKHTITILEILAEKTEGNLTEEEKQLLDDMIYNIRMKYVKSLS; encoded by the coding sequence ATGGACTTTTCGGGCTTTATTCTCTCATTAAACGCCTCGGCCCTCATTCATCTGGGTGAAATTCCCGATCCCCACTCAAAAAAAAGAGAAGTTAACATTCCGGCCGCCAAGCACACCATAACCATACTTGAGATACTTGCGGAAAAAACCGAAGGGAATCTGACTGAAGAGGAAAAGCAGCTTCTTGACGACATGATTTACAATATTCGCATGAAATACGTAAAGTCCCTGAGCTGA
- a CDS encoding J domain-containing protein, with translation MSAEKDLYAVLGVPRNATQDQIKKAYRDLARKHHPDMNQGDKRSEEKFKEIQHAYETLSDPEKKKTYDMFGTSSFGGQRTGGGNYRQYSRGFPDIDEIFKDIFSQGGGAYGMGGARGSFGDVFDFSNVRQQPRRPKNIQHTLTLGFETAVKGGEKELLVKSPEGGTKKITVKIPAGVKTGSKVRLPGKGEQINSMAGDLILEIKVLSHPVFRRENDDIYIDLPLTVYEAALGTLIDVPTIESPVKLTIPPGVGSGTKMRLREKGVKNPKTGERGDQFVVIQIAMPEESSEDMKKLMDEIKEKYPYDPRKKLLQYL, from the coding sequence ATGAGCGCGGAAAAAGATCTTTACGCGGTGCTCGGCGTACCGCGAAACGCGACGCAGGACCAGATAAAGAAAGCGTACAGAGACCTCGCGAGGAAACACCACCCCGACATGAATCAGGGGGACAAAAGATCCGAGGAGAAGTTCAAGGAAATTCAGCACGCTTACGAAACCCTCTCCGACCCCGAGAAGAAAAAAACCTACGACATGTTCGGAACAAGCAGTTTCGGTGGACAGAGAACAGGCGGAGGAAATTACAGGCAGTATTCACGGGGATTTCCTGACATAGATGAAATCTTTAAAGATATCTTTTCGCAGGGAGGAGGGGCTTACGGTATGGGTGGAGCGAGGGGAAGTTTCGGAGATGTTTTTGATTTCAGTAACGTGCGACAGCAGCCGAGAAGACCGAAAAACATTCAGCATACTTTAACCCTTGGTTTTGAAACCGCGGTAAAAGGTGGGGAAAAAGAGCTTCTGGTTAAGTCGCCCGAGGGCGGAACCAAGAAAATAACAGTCAAGATTCCGGCCGGGGTGAAAACCGGGTCCAAGGTAAGATTGCCGGGCAAGGGAGAGCAAATAAACTCCATGGCCGGAGACCTCATTCTCGAAATAAAGGTCTTGTCCCATCCGGTTTTTAGAAGAGAAAACGACGATATATATATTGATCTTCCGCTAACAGTCTATGAGGCGGCCCTGGGAACGCTGATCGACGTGCCGACCATAGAAAGTCCTGTAAAACTTACTATCCCTCCCGGCGTGGGAAGCGGCACGAAAATGAGGCTCAGAGAAAAGGGAGTGAAAAATCCCAAGACCGGCGAACGGGGAGATCAATTCGTAGTTATTCAGATAGCAATGCCGGAGGAATCCAGCGAGGATATGAAGAAACTCATGGACGAGATTAAAGAGAAATATCCCTACGACCCTAGAAAAAAACTCCTCCAGTATCTATAA